The following are encoded in a window of Methylocystis rosea genomic DNA:
- a CDS encoding L-aspartate oxidase: protein MRENLPPILIIGGGLAGVFCALKLAPTPVAIFAPTPVGYSGSSFWAQGGIAAAVEEGDTPESHADDTVAAGGGLVDRDIALGMAQEARARVEDLAAMGTPFDRSALGAFLPSQEAAHSRRRIVRVQGDVAGRAIMDILAKEVARTPSIQIVEGYSAQEIVVRGGRAVGVRARDNAGMIHETPCSALILATGGIGHLYRVTTNPLEARGIGVAMAARAGALIADAEFVQFHPTAIDIDADPAPLATEALRGEGATIVDRDGRRFMLDIDPNGELAPRDIVARGVFASVKAGKGAFLDARSAIGAEFPTRFPTVYASCMSAGIDPSRELIPIAPAAHYHMGGVWTDDRGRTNLDGLWAVGEVASTGVHGANRLASNSLLEAIVFGARVAADVRATPLLPVEWLPKAERIEPAPRDKDFAVIEELRDLMSANVGVIRNGAGLAVAVRSIRRMISRTSDIEARNMLTTGLFIAAAALQRRESRGAHFRSDFPQPVPALARRSLTTLDAVLRIADEV, encoded by the coding sequence ATGCGCGAGAATTTGCCTCCCATCCTCATCATCGGCGGCGGACTCGCAGGCGTGTTCTGCGCGCTGAAACTGGCCCCGACACCGGTGGCGATCTTCGCGCCGACGCCCGTCGGATACAGCGGCTCGTCCTTTTGGGCGCAGGGCGGCATCGCCGCGGCCGTAGAAGAAGGCGACACGCCGGAAAGCCACGCCGACGACACGGTGGCGGCGGGCGGCGGCCTCGTCGACCGCGACATCGCGCTCGGCATGGCGCAAGAAGCGCGCGCGCGCGTCGAAGACCTCGCGGCGATGGGAACCCCCTTCGATCGGTCGGCCCTCGGCGCCTTTCTCCCCTCGCAGGAAGCGGCGCATTCGCGTCGGCGCATCGTGCGCGTCCAAGGCGATGTCGCCGGGCGGGCGATCATGGACATTCTGGCCAAGGAAGTCGCCAGAACCCCATCGATCCAGATCGTCGAAGGCTATTCCGCGCAGGAGATCGTCGTGCGCGGCGGTCGCGCGGTTGGCGTGCGCGCCCGCGACAACGCCGGCATGATCCACGAGACGCCCTGTTCGGCGCTCATCCTCGCGACGGGCGGGATTGGCCATCTGTATCGGGTCACGACCAACCCGTTGGAGGCGCGCGGCATCGGCGTCGCTATGGCGGCGCGGGCGGGCGCGCTGATCGCTGACGCGGAGTTTGTTCAGTTTCACCCGACGGCGATCGACATTGACGCCGATCCGGCGCCGCTCGCGACCGAGGCTCTGCGCGGCGAAGGCGCGACGATCGTGGATCGGGATGGCCGACGCTTCATGCTCGACATCGATCCAAATGGCGAGCTTGCGCCGCGCGACATTGTTGCCCGCGGCGTTTTCGCCAGCGTCAAGGCTGGAAAAGGTGCGTTCCTCGACGCCCGTTCGGCGATCGGCGCCGAATTCCCGACGCGCTTTCCCACCGTTTACGCGAGTTGCATGAGCGCCGGGATCGATCCCTCGCGCGAACTTATTCCGATCGCGCCGGCGGCGCATTACCATATGGGCGGCGTCTGGACCGACGACCGCGGGCGCACGAACCTCGATGGCCTCTGGGCGGTCGGCGAAGTCGCTTCGACCGGCGTTCACGGCGCGAACCGGCTCGCCTCCAATTCTCTTCTCGAGGCGATCGTTTTCGGCGCCCGCGTCGCTGCGGACGTGCGCGCGACGCCCCTTTTGCCGGTCGAATGGCTCCCGAAGGCGGAGCGTATCGAGCCGGCGCCGCGCGACAAGGATTTCGCAGTCATCGAAGAGCTGCGCGATCTCATGTCCGCGAATGTGGGCGTCATCCGTAACGGCGCTGGGCTCGCCGTCGCGGTAAGGTCGATCCGGCGCATGATCTCGCGAACCAGCGATATTGAGGCGCGCAATATGTTGACCACGGGTCTGTTCATAGCGGCGGCCGCGCTCCAGCGACGCGAGAGCCGCGGCGCGCATTTCCGCTC
- a CDS encoding DUF4202 domain-containing protein, producing the protein MLALDATIAAIDAANADDPRRLEGRAFEQVYAERMSARLAALYPDASDLLKIATRAQHLRRWEIARADYEEGRRGYNEWRRACRIHHAHLVAEIMCAHGYDEAAIAHVGALIRKEQLKKDPESQALENIAAIVFLEHYFDEFLEKHREYADDKLVDILGKTLCKMSPKGHSAALALPLPPRARSLVEAAIAREAAALARLAAVAVD; encoded by the coding sequence ATGCTGGCGCTCGATGCGACGATTGCGGCCATCGACGCCGCCAATGCCGACGATCCGCGCCGGCTCGAGGGCCGAGCCTTTGAGCAGGTCTACGCCGAGCGCATGAGCGCGCGGCTTGCCGCGCTCTATCCCGACGCCTCCGATCTCCTGAAGATTGCGACGCGCGCGCAACATCTGCGGCGCTGGGAGATCGCCCGTGCGGATTATGAGGAAGGCCGTCGCGGCTACAACGAGTGGCGGCGCGCCTGCCGCATCCACCATGCCCATCTGGTCGCGGAGATCATGTGCGCGCATGGCTACGACGAAGCGGCGATCGCGCATGTCGGCGCGCTGATCCGTAAGGAACAGCTCAAGAAAGACCCGGAGTCGCAGGCGCTCGAAAACATCGCCGCGATCGTCTTTCTCGAGCATTACTTCGACGAATTTCTTGAAAAGCACCGGGAGTATGCCGACGACAAGCTCGTCGACATTCTCGGCAAAACCTTGTGCAAAATGTCGCCCAAGGGCCATTCGGCGGCCCTCGCCCTGCCCTTGCCGCCGCGCGCGCGCAGCCTGGTAGAAGCGGCGATCGCCCGTGAGGCCGCCGCGCTCGCGCGGCTCGCTGCAGTCGCGGTCGACTAA
- the nadA gene encoding quinolinate synthase NadA yields the protein MTLLTSDVRSAPSARREPPASALGVGPRGRFPALPRPALEWTPEVEAATAHLYERVARVIPPVEWPFHAPYVKAINDLKHVRNATILAHNYMTPEIYHCVADHIGDSLQLAKLAAKSDADIIVQGGVHFMAETSKLLNPNKVVLTPDMKAGCSLAESISGADVRALRKQYPGVPIVAYVNTSADVKAEVDICCTSSNAVKVVESLGADRVIMVPDRYLAQNVAAQTKVEIIAWSGACEVHERFTAEEIQNYRADHPGVQVLAHPECPREVVEVSDFAGSTAAMIDFVRSRKPARVLLVTECSMADNVAAETPDVEFVRPCNFCPHMKRITLPKILDSLLYVREEVIVDPAVAERARRSVQRMIDLG from the coding sequence ATGACACTCCTGACCAGCGACGTTCGAAGCGCGCCGAGCGCGAGGCGCGAGCCTCCGGCGAGCGCCCTTGGCGTTGGCCCGCGGGGCCGCTTTCCGGCCCTTCCCCGCCCCGCTCTGGAATGGACGCCGGAGGTCGAGGCCGCGACCGCTCACCTTTACGAGCGCGTGGCGCGGGTCATCCCGCCCGTCGAATGGCCATTCCATGCCCCTTACGTGAAGGCGATCAACGATCTCAAACATGTGCGCAACGCCACCATCCTTGCGCACAACTACATGACGCCGGAGATCTACCATTGCGTCGCCGATCACATCGGCGACAGCCTCCAGCTCGCCAAACTTGCCGCGAAATCCGACGCCGACATCATCGTTCAGGGCGGCGTGCATTTCATGGCCGAAACCTCGAAGCTGCTCAATCCGAACAAGGTCGTGCTCACCCCGGACATGAAGGCGGGCTGCTCGCTTGCGGAGTCGATCAGCGGCGCCGACGTGCGCGCGCTGCGCAAACAATATCCCGGCGTTCCCATCGTCGCCTATGTCAACACCTCAGCCGATGTGAAGGCGGAGGTCGACATCTGCTGCACGTCGTCGAATGCGGTCAAGGTCGTCGAGAGCCTCGGCGCCGATCGCGTGATCATGGTTCCCGACCGCTATCTCGCGCAGAACGTCGCCGCGCAGACGAAGGTGGAAATCATCGCCTGGAGCGGCGCCTGCGAGGTGCATGAGCGCTTCACCGCCGAAGAGATCCAGAACTATCGCGCCGATCATCCGGGCGTGCAGGTGCTCGCGCATCCGGAATGTCCGCGCGAAGTTGTGGAAGTCTCCGATTTCGCCGGCTCGACGGCGGCGATGATCGATTTTGTGCGCAGCAGGAAGCCGGCCCGCGTGCTGCTCGTCACCGAATGCTCGATGGCCGACAATGTCGCCGCCGAAACGCCGGACGTCGAATTCGTGCGGCCGTGCAACTTCTGCCCGCATATGAAGCGCATCACGCTGCCGAAAATCCTCGACAGCCTGCTTTACGTCCGCGAAGAAGTGATCGTGGACCCCGCAGTGGCCGAACGCGCGCGCCGCAGCGTGCAACGTATGATCGATCTGGGCTAG
- a CDS encoding aspartate carbamoyltransferase catalytic subunit, protein MQSGATPASFPHRHLLGIEGLSRPDIVTLLDMAEEAIEVSRRVDKKRSSLRGRTQINLFYESSTRTQASFEIAGKRLGADVMNMSVARSSESKGETLIDTAVTLNAMRPDIIVVRHAHAGAAHLLARKVDCSVVNAGDGAHEHPTQALLDALTIRRNKGRIEGLTIAICGDILHSRVARSNILLLGALGARVRVVGPSTLAPDSLSRLGVEVFHDMRRGLEAADIVMMLRLQRERMAGALTPSAREYFHFFGLDEEKLAYAASDALVMHPGPMNRGVEIDTAVADSPRSLIREQVEMGVAVRMAVLEALAQHLPNV, encoded by the coding sequence ATGCAATCAGGGGCGACGCCAGCTTCTTTCCCGCACCGCCACCTTCTCGGCATTGAAGGATTGAGCCGTCCTGACATCGTCACCCTTCTCGACATGGCCGAGGAGGCGATCGAAGTGTCGCGGCGGGTCGACAAGAAGCGTTCGAGTTTGCGCGGGCGGACGCAAATCAATCTGTTTTACGAATCGTCAACGCGCACGCAGGCGTCCTTCGAGATCGCCGGCAAGCGTCTGGGCGCCGACGTGATGAACATGTCGGTCGCGCGCTCCTCGGAGTCGAAAGGCGAGACGCTGATCGACACGGCGGTGACGCTGAACGCAATGCGGCCGGATATCATCGTCGTTCGCCATGCGCATGCAGGCGCGGCGCATCTTCTGGCGCGCAAGGTCGACTGTTCCGTTGTCAACGCCGGCGACGGCGCGCATGAACATCCCACTCAGGCGCTGCTCGACGCGCTGACGATCAGGCGGAATAAGGGGCGCATCGAGGGGCTGACGATCGCGATCTGCGGCGACATTCTCCATTCGCGCGTCGCGCGCTCAAACATTCTGCTGCTTGGCGCGCTTGGCGCCCGGGTGCGCGTCGTCGGGCCTTCGACGCTTGCGCCGGATAGTCTGTCGCGGCTGGGCGTCGAGGTGTTTCACGACATGCGACGCGGACTTGAGGCCGCTGACATCGTTATGATGCTGCGCCTTCAGCGCGAGCGCATGGCCGGCGCGCTGACGCCGAGCGCCCGCGAATATTTTCACTTCTTCGGGCTGGACGAAGAGAAGCTGGCCTATGCGGCGTCCGATGCGCTGGTCATGCATCCCGGGCCGATGAATCGCGGTGTGGAAATCGACACCGCCGTCGCCGACAGCCCGCGTTCGCTTATCCGCGAACAGGTCGAGATGGGCGTCGCGGTGCGCATGGCGGTGCTCGAAGCGCTCGCGCAGCACCTGCCAAATGTGTAA